Proteins encoded within one genomic window of Streptomyces sp. NBC_00523:
- a CDS encoding YbaB/EbfC family nucleoid-associated protein: protein MNSESIEQRLAKAMAELEETEAAVARAESELAHAEATVRSADRSVEVTVSAQGDMTALTFLDDKYRTMPAGQLAASVLEAAQEARARMARRVMSTFEPFTQAHAEAPELTGFDVDWNKIFGPGVLEGPKGDRRRGSGRLRDEISEDPED, encoded by the coding sequence GTGAACAGTGAGTCGATCGAACAGCGGCTGGCCAAGGCGATGGCGGAGCTGGAGGAGACCGAGGCCGCGGTGGCGCGCGCCGAGAGCGAACTGGCCCACGCCGAGGCGACGGTGCGCTCGGCGGACCGCTCGGTCGAGGTGACCGTCTCCGCCCAGGGCGACATGACCGCACTGACCTTCCTGGACGACAAGTACCGTACGATGCCCGCAGGTCAGCTCGCTGCCAGCGTGCTGGAGGCGGCGCAGGAGGCGCGCGCCCGGATGGCCAGGCGGGTGATGTCCACCTTCGAGCCGTTCACCCAGGCGCACGCGGAAGCGCCCGAACTCACCGGCTTCGACGTGGACTGGAACAAGATCTTCGGGCCCGGCGTGCTGGAGGGCCCGAAGGGCGATCGCCGCCGCGGCTCCGGCCGGCTCCGTGACGAGATCAGCGAAGACCCGGAGGACTGA